A window from Vulcanimicrobium alpinum encodes these proteins:
- a CDS encoding CynX/NimT family MFS transporter, with protein MSGRALRGILLWWAGADLRITLLAIPPVIPLLHRDLGLDESGIAALSNLPVLVLAASSIFGSLFAARLGARRALVAGLWLIALGGALRGAGPSVPLLFVMSAVMGGGIAIAQPALPALSRAWFPSRVPLATGIWANGLLCGEALSASLTIPLMLPLVGGSWELSLAAWSVPVALTAIACATVRDGGNVAAPGERWFPDFRDPRIRQLGVYQSAASLAYFGANTFLPDYFHATHRPALIGPCLAALNIGQIPASLVVGLIPLRVLGTRAVSLLVAALLLAALAALLLGGAAAAIAASAVVGFFGAYVLTMSFALPAVLGAPGEVARISAGTFTLGYSIAFVTTVLAGAAWDLTHVAASAFAPILAAAAIAAILGTRLGARLQR; from the coding sequence GTGAGCGGGCGCGCCCTGCGCGGCATCCTGCTCTGGTGGGCCGGCGCCGATCTGCGGATCACGCTGCTCGCGATTCCGCCGGTGATCCCGCTGCTCCATCGCGATCTGGGCCTCGACGAATCGGGGATCGCGGCGCTCTCGAACCTTCCCGTCCTCGTCCTCGCGGCGTCATCGATCTTCGGTTCGCTGTTCGCGGCGCGTCTCGGTGCGCGCCGCGCACTCGTCGCCGGACTCTGGCTCATCGCGCTCGGCGGCGCACTGCGTGGCGCTGGCCCGTCGGTCCCGTTGCTCTTCGTGATGAGCGCCGTGATGGGCGGCGGCATCGCGATCGCGCAGCCGGCGCTCCCCGCGCTCTCGCGCGCGTGGTTTCCGTCGCGCGTCCCGCTCGCCACCGGGATCTGGGCGAACGGCCTGCTGTGCGGCGAAGCGCTCAGCGCGTCGCTGACGATTCCGCTGATGCTGCCTCTCGTCGGCGGGAGTTGGGAACTCAGCCTCGCGGCTTGGAGCGTCCCGGTCGCGCTGACGGCGATCGCCTGCGCGACGGTGCGCGACGGCGGCAACGTCGCCGCGCCGGGCGAACGCTGGTTTCCGGACTTCCGCGATCCGCGCATCCGCCAGCTCGGCGTGTATCAATCCGCCGCGAGCCTCGCGTACTTCGGCGCCAACACGTTCCTGCCGGATTACTTTCACGCGACCCATCGCCCCGCGCTCATCGGTCCGTGTCTCGCGGCGCTCAACATCGGCCAGATCCCCGCGTCGCTCGTCGTCGGGCTGATCCCGTTGCGGGTGCTCGGCACGCGCGCGGTCTCGCTCCTCGTCGCCGCGCTCCTGCTGGCGGCGCTCGCCGCCTTGCTGCTCGGCGGCGCGGCCGCCGCGATCGCGGCCTCGGCGGTCGTCGGCTTCTTCGGCGCGTACGTCCTCACGATGAGCTTCGCGCTGCCGGCGGTGCTCGGCGCACCCGGCGAGGTGGCGCGCATCTCGGCCGGGACGTTCACGCTCGGATACAGCATCGCGTTCGTGACGACGGTGCTCGCCGGCGCCGCCTGGGACCTCACCCACGTCGCGGCGTCGGCCTTCGCGCCGATCCTCGCGGCGGCCGCGATCGCCGCGATCCTGGGGACGCGCCTGGGAGCGCGCCTGCAACGGTAA
- a CDS encoding FAD binding domain-containing protein, which translates to MARRIIRPTTLPAAVAALRQESGRARIVAGGTDVLVELQRKADPAEVLIDVSAIDELRFVRREGDDVVLGGLATYNDLLAWPPARGAALPLVQAALEVGAPQIRARATIAGNLVTASPANDTIAPLLALGAAVTLVSASGERTIPLDAFFTGFRQTALAPGELIRAIRFPALSSSRRGVFVKLGLRRAQAISVVSLAALVEFALDATVQSARLALGCVAPTVIRAEPAERALAGARLDARTCAAIGELAARSARPIDDVRGSAAYRRAVLGGLVADALQRIAEHREADGVPERPVLLQTQAARAEPAEFDGTLFATINGVPRRLANVGDKTLLAALRDDAGLTGTKEGCAEGECGACTVWLDGAAVMSCLVLASQAHGAQVTTIEGLAGDDGLHPLQDAYIAHGAVQCGFCIPGMLMAGAKLLDERPAATTAEAQTAISGNICRCTGYRKILDAMQDAGERRAARRREIDAVRR; encoded by the coding sequence ATGGCGCGGCGCATCATCCGCCCGACGACGCTCCCCGCAGCGGTCGCGGCTCTCCGGCAGGAGAGCGGACGCGCGAGAATCGTCGCGGGTGGGACCGACGTCCTGGTCGAGCTGCAGCGCAAGGCCGACCCGGCCGAGGTCCTGATCGACGTGAGCGCGATCGACGAACTCCGGTTCGTGCGGCGTGAAGGCGACGACGTCGTCCTCGGCGGGCTGGCGACGTACAACGACCTGCTGGCATGGCCGCCGGCGCGAGGCGCCGCGCTGCCGCTGGTCCAGGCCGCGCTCGAGGTCGGCGCGCCGCAGATCCGGGCGCGCGCCACGATCGCCGGCAACCTCGTCACCGCCTCACCGGCGAACGACACGATCGCGCCTCTGCTCGCGCTCGGCGCGGCGGTGACGCTGGTCTCCGCCAGCGGGGAGCGGACGATCCCGCTCGACGCGTTCTTCACCGGCTTCCGGCAGACGGCGCTCGCGCCGGGCGAACTGATTCGCGCAATCCGTTTCCCGGCGCTTTCCTCCTCGCGTCGCGGCGTTTTCGTCAAACTGGGACTGCGCCGCGCGCAGGCGATCTCGGTGGTGTCGCTCGCGGCGCTCGTCGAGTTCGCGCTCGACGCGACGGTGCAATCGGCGCGCCTCGCGCTGGGCTGCGTCGCGCCGACGGTGATCCGCGCCGAGCCGGCGGAACGCGCGCTCGCGGGCGCGCGGCTCGACGCGCGCACCTGCGCCGCGATCGGCGAACTCGCGGCCCGAAGTGCACGGCCGATCGACGACGTGCGCGGCTCGGCGGCGTACCGGCGCGCCGTCTTAGGCGGCCTCGTCGCCGATGCATTGCAGCGCATCGCGGAACATCGCGAGGCCGACGGCGTCCCCGAACGTCCGGTGCTGCTGCAGACGCAGGCGGCGCGCGCGGAGCCGGCCGAATTCGACGGCACCCTCTTCGCCACGATCAACGGGGTGCCGCGGCGGCTCGCGAACGTCGGCGACAAGACGCTGCTCGCGGCGCTGCGCGACGACGCCGGGCTGACCGGAACGAAAGAAGGCTGTGCAGAGGGCGAGTGCGGCGCATGCACCGTGTGGCTCGACGGCGCGGCGGTGATGTCGTGCCTTGTGCTCGCCTCGCAGGCGCACGGCGCGCAGGTGACGACGATCGAAGGGCTCGCCGGCGACGATGGTCTCCATCCCCTGCAGGACGCGTACATCGCGCACGGCGCGGTGCAATGCGGCTTCTGCATCCCCGGGATGCTGATGGCGGGCGCGAAGCTGCTCGACGAGCGTCCCGCGGCGACGACCGCGGAAGCGCAGACCGCGATCAGCGGCAACATCTGCCGCTGCACCGGCTACCGCAAGATCCTCGACGCGATGCAGGATGCCGGCGAGCGGCGCGCGGCCCGGCGGCGCGAGATCGACGCGGTGAGGCGATGA
- a CDS encoding ABC transporter substrate-binding protein, whose amino-acid sequence MPQPLGRGPALRSRCARYDGPSPAASTRRVGAFVVALAALFASSGPRTADAAPPRPPAFVIDGDPNSLDTIRNTPFGWLLGPLTQGYLFLVDDRGRLVPDRALRVPTLPNGLIARDLRTITYEIRTGRWSDGAPFDARDVAFTVAALRNPRTSVPDTSAVAPIASVEVPRPDRLVVHLKRPFAPFVASFLTLGANDPFAILPRHVAAAYASLDRSSLDDHPIGLGPFRLARWARGERLEFERNPYAWRRARSANVVVEIRPAAQTRLVEALAHQLDAVPLTGLQIDAARGLATVAATTNIVDYLQMNVRRPALADARVRRALAAAIDRRRLAATVYRAALVPTDGVQYDPAFTATRALPRFDTAAAASVLRPLHLSLDLAIAGDWRRSADAAVQIVDDLRRAGVTVAIRSFSEATFWGAKDAGGILEGGRYDLALTSWSPALDPDRSYLFGCAATPPGGGNSMGWCSRAYDRDEAAGASTYDPSRRAAAYRAAGNVLVDDVPVIPLGLERSVYAVSPRLSGFRPNPLGRDFWNAWEWSVR is encoded by the coding sequence ATGCCCCAACCCCTCGGACGCGGCCCGGCATTGCGCTCACGGTGCGCGAGGTACGACGGTCCGTCGCCGGCGGCCTCGACGCGGCGCGTCGGCGCGTTCGTCGTCGCGCTGGCGGCGCTGTTCGCGAGCAGCGGCCCGCGGACTGCCGATGCCGCGCCGCCGAGGCCGCCGGCGTTCGTCATCGACGGCGATCCCAACTCGCTCGATACGATCCGCAACACGCCGTTCGGATGGCTTCTCGGCCCGCTCACGCAGGGCTATCTCTTTCTCGTCGACGATCGCGGCCGGCTCGTCCCCGATCGCGCGCTGCGCGTTCCGACGCTCCCGAACGGGCTGATCGCGCGCGACTTGCGCACGATCACCTACGAGATCCGGACCGGCCGCTGGAGCGACGGCGCGCCGTTCGACGCGCGCGACGTCGCGTTCACCGTCGCCGCGCTGCGCAATCCGCGCACCTCGGTCCCCGACACCTCGGCGGTCGCGCCGATCGCGTCGGTCGAGGTGCCGCGTCCCGACCGGCTCGTCGTGCACTTGAAGCGTCCCTTCGCGCCCTTCGTCGCGTCGTTTCTCACGCTGGGCGCGAACGATCCGTTCGCGATCCTGCCGCGGCACGTTGCGGCCGCGTACGCATCGCTCGACCGCAGCTCGCTCGACGACCACCCGATCGGCCTCGGACCGTTCCGGCTCGCGCGCTGGGCGCGCGGCGAGCGGCTGGAGTTCGAACGGAACCCGTACGCGTGGCGGCGCGCGCGCAGCGCGAACGTCGTCGTCGAGATCCGGCCCGCGGCCCAGACACGATTGGTCGAAGCGCTGGCGCACCAGCTCGACGCCGTGCCGCTCACCGGATTGCAGATCGACGCGGCGCGCGGTCTGGCGACGGTCGCCGCGACGACGAACATCGTCGACTACCTGCAGATGAACGTGCGCCGGCCCGCGCTCGCCGACGCGCGCGTGCGCCGCGCGCTCGCCGCGGCGATCGACCGTCGCAGGCTCGCCGCGACGGTGTATCGCGCTGCGCTGGTTCCGACCGACGGCGTGCAGTACGATCCCGCGTTCACCGCGACGCGCGCGCTGCCGCGTTTCGACACCGCGGCGGCGGCCAGCGTGCTGCGCCCGCTGCACCTCTCGCTCGATCTCGCGATCGCCGGCGACTGGCGCCGCAGCGCCGACGCGGCGGTGCAGATCGTCGACGACCTGCGGCGCGCCGGCGTCACGGTCGCAATCCGCTCGTTCTCCGAAGCGACGTTCTGGGGGGCGAAAGACGCCGGCGGGATCCTCGAGGGCGGACGCTACGATCTCGCGCTCACGTCGTGGTCGCCGGCGCTCGATCCGGATCGGTCGTATTTGTTCGGCTGCGCCGCGACGCCGCCGGGCGGCGGCAACTCGATGGGCTGGTGCAGCCGTGCGTACGACCGCGACGAGGCGGCCGGCGCGTCGACCTACGATCCGTCGCGGCGCGCCGCGGCCTACCGCGCGGCGGGGAACGTCCTCGTCGACGACGTTCCCGTGATCCCCCTGGGTTTGGAACGCAGCGTGTACGCGGTCTCGCCGCGGCTGAGCGGGTTTCGACCCAACCCGCTCGGCCGCGACTTCTGGAACGCCTGGGAGTGGAGCGTGCGCTGA
- a CDS encoding TauD/TfdA dioxygenase family protein, translating into MALTARPLHPLFAAEASGSVLRDTYDDAVLGEIRTLLDRYAVLVFRDQPFTDDEQIAFARRLDGELVMQVARTVIDAKPRLTEPGITDISNLDENGAPLERADRRRMYSLGNRLWHTDASFQHPPARYSMLSAKTAPDRDGETEYADMRAAYDALPAARKEQIANLRAFHSIIYSRETIGFTDFSDAERAAFPGAEQPLVRVHPGSGRTGLYLASHAERIAGWPVPDGRLLLRDLMASATLPQFVYRHAWHPGDFVIWDNRCTMHRGLPFDETTQRRDLRRATTLDLARTPAGAAT; encoded by the coding sequence ATGGCGCTGACGGCCCGTCCGTTGCATCCCCTCTTCGCCGCCGAAGCGAGCGGTTCGGTGCTGCGCGACACGTACGACGATGCCGTGCTCGGCGAGATCCGCACGCTGCTCGACCGCTACGCGGTGCTGGTCTTTCGCGATCAGCCGTTCACCGACGACGAGCAGATCGCGTTCGCGCGCCGGCTCGACGGCGAACTCGTGATGCAGGTCGCGCGCACGGTGATCGACGCGAAGCCGCGTCTCACCGAACCCGGGATCACCGACATCTCCAACCTCGACGAGAACGGCGCGCCGCTCGAGCGCGCCGACCGCCGCCGGATGTACTCACTCGGGAACCGCCTGTGGCACACCGACGCGTCGTTTCAGCATCCGCCCGCGCGCTACTCGATGCTCTCCGCGAAGACGGCGCCCGACCGCGACGGTGAAACCGAATACGCGGACATGCGCGCGGCCTACGATGCGCTGCCCGCCGCGCGCAAGGAGCAGATCGCGAACCTGCGCGCATTTCATTCGATCATCTACTCGCGCGAAACGATCGGCTTCACCGACTTCAGCGACGCGGAGCGCGCCGCGTTTCCCGGCGCGGAGCAGCCGCTGGTGCGCGTCCATCCCGGCTCCGGCCGCACGGGGCTCTACCTCGCCTCGCACGCCGAACGCATCGCCGGCTGGCCCGTCCCCGACGGCCGCCTGCTGCTGCGCGACCTGATGGCGTCGGCCACGCTGCCCCAGTTCGTCTACCGTCACGCGTGGCACCCGGGCGACTTCGTCATCTGGGACAACCGCTGCACGATGCATCGCGGGCTCCCGTTCGACGAGACGACGCAGCGCCGCGATCTGCGGCGCGCGACGACGCTCGATCTCGCGCGTACGCCGGCGGGCGCCGCTACCTGA
- a CDS encoding xanthine dehydrogenase family protein molybdopterin-binding subunit, which produces MNIVGASLARPDALDKVVGAAQYPSDVIDASMLRLAAVFAHRAHARILAIDTAAARAVPGVVAVFTAADVPHNRYGLIDADQELLCSGIVRYEGDRVALVVAETEAIARSAAALVDVRYEDLPAVADAEAALRPGAPEVHAGRSNVLLHQKIRKGDVDAAFAGADLVLTGRFTTTWQEHAYLQPDAAVAYADGERVVIETAGQWLHEDRRQIAALLGLAEEQVVVRYLKIGGAFGGREDLSVQPLAALAAWKLRRPVAIVWNREESITGHHKRHPFTIDTTWGARRDGTIVAVKTRTIADGGAYASTSIEVLKCATIFAQGPYHVPNVWTDGIVVYTNNVPSGAFRGFGSPQAHFAAESMIARVAHALGLDPVDVRRRNLYREGDREATGHPLPAGVAAHAVLDRCVEETRARFTATRAPAGARVRRGSAIACGIKNVGYSFGFPEQATATVELRGAARIEGAVVRCGAADVGQGSHLILRQIAAETLALPLSAVALVAESSDDAPNAGSASASRMTLMGGRAVHDAAAAARQAFERGERPAAATACYRPPATTRLDPETGDGVPNYCYGYVAQGVEVAVDTLTGLVHVERVVSVHDVGRAVNRQQVEGQIEGCIAQAVGYALTENFVVQQGAIATRHFSSYLLPTTLDVPVEIVPVILEGADPNGPYGARGMSEMPLVPFAAAIAAAIHDAAGVWVSDQPFTPERVLDALQRARVDAVTMPAALSR; this is translated from the coding sequence ATGAACATCGTCGGCGCATCGCTCGCGCGTCCCGACGCGCTCGACAAGGTCGTCGGTGCGGCGCAGTATCCCTCCGACGTCATCGACGCCTCGATGCTGCGCTTGGCCGCGGTTTTCGCGCACCGCGCCCACGCGCGCATTCTGGCGATCGACACGGCCGCCGCGCGCGCGGTTCCCGGCGTCGTCGCGGTGTTCACCGCGGCGGACGTTCCGCACAACCGCTACGGCTTAATCGACGCCGATCAGGAGCTGCTGTGCTCGGGAATCGTGCGGTACGAGGGCGACCGGGTCGCGCTCGTCGTCGCCGAAACCGAGGCGATCGCGCGCAGCGCCGCCGCGCTCGTCGATGTGCGGTACGAGGATCTTCCCGCGGTCGCCGACGCGGAAGCGGCGCTGCGCCCCGGCGCACCGGAGGTGCACGCCGGCCGCTCCAACGTGCTGCTGCATCAGAAGATCCGCAAAGGCGACGTCGACGCTGCATTCGCCGGCGCCGATCTCGTGCTCACCGGCAGGTTCACGACGACGTGGCAGGAGCACGCGTACCTGCAGCCCGACGCCGCGGTCGCGTACGCCGACGGCGAGCGCGTGGTGATCGAAACCGCCGGACAGTGGCTGCATGAAGACCGCCGTCAGATCGCAGCCCTGCTCGGCCTCGCCGAGGAGCAGGTCGTCGTACGCTATCTGAAGATCGGCGGCGCGTTCGGCGGCCGCGAAGACCTCTCGGTGCAGCCGCTCGCGGCACTTGCCGCGTGGAAGCTTCGGCGTCCGGTCGCGATCGTGTGGAACCGCGAGGAGTCGATCACCGGCCACCACAAGCGCCATCCGTTCACGATCGACACGACGTGGGGTGCGCGCCGCGACGGGACGATCGTGGCGGTGAAGACGCGGACGATCGCGGACGGCGGCGCTTACGCTTCGACCAGCATTGAAGTCCTCAAGTGCGCGACGATCTTCGCGCAAGGTCCCTACCACGTGCCGAACGTGTGGACCGACGGGATCGTGGTCTACACGAACAACGTGCCGAGCGGCGCGTTTCGCGGCTTCGGTTCGCCGCAAGCGCATTTCGCCGCCGAGTCGATGATCGCGCGCGTCGCGCACGCGCTCGGACTCGATCCGGTCGACGTGCGGCGTCGCAATCTCTATCGCGAAGGCGACCGCGAAGCGACGGGCCATCCGCTCCCGGCCGGCGTCGCCGCGCATGCGGTCCTCGACCGCTGCGTCGAGGAGACGCGCGCGCGCTTCACCGCGACGCGCGCTCCCGCCGGCGCGCGCGTGCGCCGCGGCAGCGCGATCGCGTGCGGGATCAAGAACGTCGGATACTCCTTCGGTTTTCCGGAACAGGCGACGGCGACGGTCGAGCTTCGGGGAGCAGCGCGCATCGAGGGCGCCGTCGTGCGCTGCGGCGCAGCGGACGTCGGGCAGGGCTCGCATCTGATCCTGCGGCAGATCGCCGCCGAGACGCTCGCGCTCCCGCTCTCGGCAGTCGCGCTCGTCGCCGAGAGCAGCGACGACGCGCCGAACGCGGGCTCCGCCTCGGCGTCGCGGATGACGCTGATGGGCGGCCGCGCCGTTCACGACGCCGCCGCGGCGGCGCGGCAGGCGTTCGAGCGCGGCGAACGTCCGGCGGCCGCGACGGCGTGCTATCGTCCGCCGGCGACGACGCGGCTCGACCCCGAGACCGGCGACGGCGTTCCCAACTACTGCTACGGGTACGTTGCGCAGGGCGTCGAGGTCGCGGTCGATACGCTGACGGGGTTGGTGCACGTCGAGCGCGTCGTCAGCGTGCATGACGTCGGGCGGGCGGTGAACCGGCAGCAAGTCGAAGGACAGATCGAAGGCTGCATCGCGCAGGCCGTCGGTTACGCGCTCACCGAGAACTTTGTCGTGCAGCAGGGCGCGATCGCGACGCGGCATTTCAGTTCGTATCTGCTGCCGACGACGCTCGACGTGCCGGTCGAGATCGTGCCGGTGATTCTCGAAGGCGCCGATCCCAACGGACCCTACGGCGCGCGCGGGATGTCGGAGATGCCGCTGGTGCCGTTCGCTGCGGCGATCGCGGCGGCGATTCACGACGCCGCCGGCGTGTGGGTAAGCGATCAGCCGTTCACGCCCGAACGCGTCCTCGACGCGCTGCAACGCGCGCGCGTCGACGCCGTCACGATGCCGGCCGCCTTGTCACGCTGA
- a CDS encoding SRPBCC family protein has product MPFAQTFAPLAQRIAPWAIETLRVAHAIDYDLACNWKLVFQNYCECYRCPLVHPQLDGLSPSESGRNDLVDGPFLGGYSDLRRAGTSLTTSGVSAHAQLPCVRAADRERVY; this is encoded by the coding sequence GTGCCGTTCGCGCAGACGTTCGCTCCGCTCGCGCAACGAATCGCGCCGTGGGCGATCGAAACGCTGCGGGTCGCGCACGCGATCGACTACGACCTCGCGTGCAACTGGAAGCTGGTGTTTCAGAACTATTGTGAATGCTATCGTTGTCCGCTCGTGCACCCGCAGCTCGACGGCCTCTCGCCGTCGGAGAGCGGCCGCAACGATCTGGTCGACGGACCGTTTCTCGGCGGCTACTCCGACCTGCGGCGCGCCGGAACGAGCCTCACGACGTCGGGCGTGAGCGCGCACGCTCAGCTGCCCTGCGTGCGCGCCGCGGATCGCGAACGCGTCTATTAG